In Microbacterium enclense, the DNA window GCGGACTCACTCCCGGGGCACGGCCCGGGCGAGGGCGACGAGGGCATCGAGTCCGGATGCCATGCCGTCGCGCGGCAGGTGGCCGGCGACCACCAGCGTGGCCATACCGTGGGCGAACGACCACACCGCGGCCACCGCCGCCTCGAGCGCGGCCCCGCTCAGGGCGGTGTCGACGGTGGCCAGCACCTCTGCCAGCAGCTCCTCGTTCGCGCGGATCAGCGGAGCCATCTCCGCGGACGGCGACCCGGGTACGCAGATCTCGGGGTCGAAGACGAGGGCGAAACCCTGCGGGTGCGCGGCGGCGTAGCCCACGTAGGCTTCCGCGATCGACCGGAGAGCCGGTATCCCCGGCGAAGCCTCAGCATGCGCCCGCCTCTGCGCGTCGAGAAGCTGACCCATGTGCCGCTCCGACAGTCGCTTCAGCAGCGCTTTGCGGTCGGCGAAGTGGTGGTACGGCGCGTTGTGACTCACCTCGGCGCGACGAGCGACCTCGCGCAGGCTGAGCGCACCGACTCCCCCCGCGACGAGGAGCTCGTCCGCCGCGTCGAGCAGGGCCGGAGCCAGATCTCCGTGGTGGTACGTCGTCGATCGGGACACACGCACGATGCTAGACGGCGCGGCGGGGGGCGTGAGGTCATCCCGCGGGCCCCGTCGTCGGAGAGACGGCGGGGCCACCCGAGGTCACAGCAAGATGCGCTCGGCGACGACTTTGCACATTCCG includes these proteins:
- a CDS encoding TetR/AcrR family transcriptional regulator; this encodes MSRSTTYHHGDLAPALLDAADELLVAGGVGALSLREVARRAEVSHNAPYHHFADRKALLKRLSERHMGQLLDAQRRAHAEASPGIPALRSIAEAYVGYAAAHPQGFALVFDPEICVPGSPSAEMAPLIRANEELLAEVLATVDTALSGAALEAAVAAVWSFAHGMATLVVAGHLPRDGMASGLDALVALARAVPRE